The window GATTCAAAACCACTGAACCTGAATTGCCTCCTAATGTTGTACAATCGTGGGAAATGTAAGTTAAATTGTCATACGTTTCTTCAGCCATTAGGACGCCGAGAGCAAGTCGTTTTACATCATAAACATCTCCATAAATGGTTGACATTAAGGCCTGGTCCGGAATGCGACTGTCGCGGGCAGGATATCCAATGGTGACGACATTGTCATTCTTCTTGGAAGAGGAAGAAAGTAAAATAGGCTGTGCATCACTTACTGCGTTTTTCACTCGGAAGAAAGCAATGTCGTAACCATCTCTATCTTCAATGTATAATGGTTCGGCCAATTGGTATTCGTCTTGGTCTGGCATTCCGAATTCTTCAGCAAAATCGATTCGGGCTAACATGGTGCGGCCTTTGAAATTTCTTTTAAACACAAAGCGTTCTTTGTCTCTTACGGCAAATTCTTCTGCCACATGCCGATTGGTGACGACGATATCATCGGCCACCAACCAACCAGTGCCAACCCAAGCGTGATTCGGGTGTTCACGCAACTCAATCCGGCCCACTGATCGGATACCATTTTCGATGAGGTACCGGCAATTTTGTAAACGCTGTCGTAAAACTTCGCTCTGAGGTAACTCAAAGGTGTCGTTTTGAATAAAGAGTACAGGTCTTCCGAATCGCCTCACTATGGATTCTACTTCTATGTCAGGCAGTTCTGCACGTTCTCGTACACCTCTGATAATGGATCGAACCTGGTCAGTTGTCCGCATGATGGGAAAACGGTTACCCAGCTGGTTTTTGTTTAAACGGGAATCAATTTCATCATAGAGTTCATGGTCAGATAGTATATTATGAATATTCATTGCTTACCTCCTTCATCAGAATCAATTTTTTCCCAAAAAACGGAGTGCATTAGTGGAAAACAATAGTTCGGATAAACCTTCAAAGTGATTAAAATAGTCAACAAGTGCCTTATTTTGCTCACTGGTTAACTTATAATCGTTTAAGATCATGACAAAATCCGTACCAAACATCAGCCGATCTTTTAAAAATCTGTGATCGGAAAGAAGTTTTTCGATTTTTGGTGCAACATCAACGCTGGTGAAATAAGAGATGTCTGTATAAAGGTTATCAAATCGTTTAATCAATCTGATGATTTTTGCTGTCCAGTTCTCTTTTTCTCCCTGTCCATCAACATATTTAAGGAATTGCTCTTCCCCACCAAAATGAGCAAGATTGATACGTAAATTTTTATATTTTTCATTTTCCAGAATTTCCACCCAATTATCCGGATCTGCAAAATAGAGACCCTGTGGCTCAGAACATGCCGACAGATCATAACCTTTGGCAACTATAACCTCTATGGTTTCTTCGTTGCCATTGCGATCACATGACTGGGTTTTTACGGTGCTGCAACATGTATGAAAACCGCCTGGTGAGCAGTGGGCAGTAACAGGAACATTGTACTGCAAACACAGATCATAAATTGGATAGAGATCAGGATGGGTAGGAAAATATCCTAGGGGGGGATAGAGCTTGACACCAGAAAATGTACCATTTTGTAGATTTTCTTCAAGTAATTGTGCGACACCAACCCGGCGCGGATCAACAGCAAAGAAAGGAAAAACCGTTTCCGGATACTTTTTCTTTAATTTTTGTATCTTTTTTAGTTGTTTGAGAAAACCTCTTGTTAACTGTACCAGGCCCTTTCCTTCATCTGCAATACCTTCTTCCACGGCAAAAAACCTGAATTCAGTGATAACATCTTCCATTGCCTTTTCTGCATCTTCCAATCCCGTATCAATTCCTTCAGGCTGCATTTTTGAGATGGATTTCTTTTCTCTCACTACACTGAGTACTTTTTGTCTTAAGTCTTCGGCAAATGATTCAAACCGTTCTCGATCTTCTGGACTAACGTCCAAAGGGATGACAGCCTGTCGACAGTCATTTTCAGGAAGCTCATCAATAAACTTTTTTTTGTCCAGATATTTACCTTTATCTGCAACAAAATAAATATCCATCATCAGTGGAGAAGTGATGAATGGCAGAGAATTATTTGCCTCGCTCTTTTCAAAACAA of the Bacteroides sp. genome contains:
- a CDS encoding amidohydrolase family protein, whose protein sequence is CFEKSEANNSLPFITSPLMMDIYFVADKGKYLDKKKFIDELPENDCRQAVIPLDVSPEDRERFESFAEDLRQKVLSVVREKKSISKMQPEGIDTGLEDAEKAMEDVITEFRFFAVEEGIADEGKGLVQLTRGFLKQLKKIQKLKKKYPETVFPFFAVDPRRVGVAQLLEENLQNGTFSGVKLYPPLGYFPTHPDLYPIYDLCLQYNVPVTAHCSPGGFHTCCSTVKTQSCDRNGNEETIEVIVAKGYDLSACSEPQGLYFADPDNWVEILENEKYKNLRINLAHFGGEEQFLKYVDGQGEKENWTAKIIRLIKRFDNLYTDISYFTSVDVAPKIEKLLSDHRFLKDRLMFGTDFVMILNDYKLTSEQNKALVDYFNHFEGLSELLFSTNALRFLGKN
- a CDS encoding serine protease gives rise to the protein MNIHNILSDHELYDEIDSRLNKNQLGNRFPIMRTTDQVRSIIRGVRERAELPDIEVESIVRRFGRPVLFIQNDTFELPQSEVLRQRLQNCRYLIENGIRSVGRIELREHPNHAWVGTGWLVADDIVVTNRHVAEEFAVRDKERFVFKRNFKGRTMLARIDFAEEFGMPDQDEYQLAEPLYIEDRDGYDIAFFRVKNAVSDAQPILLSSSSKKNDNVVTIGYPARDSRIPDQALMSTIYGDVYDVKRLALGVLMAEETYDNLTYISHDCTTLGGNSGSVVLNLNGSGAAGLHFSGSFGEANYAVPATVVAERLSKIS